One Ricinus communis isolate WT05 ecotype wild-type chromosome 1, ASM1957865v1, whole genome shotgun sequence DNA window includes the following coding sequences:
- the LOC8266686 gene encoding protein NRT1/ PTR FAMILY 7.3, with amino-acid sequence MACLNLCTELGEVDGKIIKKDIEVYTQDGTVDRHGHPAIRQRTGTWIAGILILVNQGLATLAFFGVGVNLVLFLTRVLGQNNADAANNVSKWTGTVYIFSLLGAFLSDSYWGRYKTCAIFQAIFVVGLVSLSLSSYIFLLKPHGCGSEKLPCGSHSNFEIALFYLSVYLVALGNGGYQPNIATLGADQFDEEDPKEGHSKIAFFSYFYLALNLGSLFSNTILGYFEDQGMWALGFWTSAGSALLALLLFLCGTPRYRHFKSKGNPLSRFCQVLVAAFRNWKHNKRDLNEEDLFESNFCSQDGDHRKILHTDGFRFLDRAALITSENNVNADIRNPWRLCTVTQVEEVKCILRLLPIWLCTILYSVVFTQMASLFVEQGAAMKTTISSFHIPPASMSSFDIVSVAVFIFMYRRILDPLVARIRKDPRGLTELQRMGIGLVIAILTMVSAGVVELFRLKYKNTQKAVCADCESESSLSIFWQIPQYVLIGASEVFMYVGQLEFFNAQTPDGLKSFGSALCMTSISLGNYVSSLLVTVVMKISTRDEMPGWIPGNLNKGHLDRFYFLLAALTTADLIIYILTAKWYKYIKFQGKISANIINQQV; translated from the exons ATGGCTTGCTTAAACCTTTGCACAGAG CTGGGCGAAGTAGATGGGAAGATCATCAAAAAGGATATAGAGGTTTACACCCAAGACGGGACAGTGGACAGACATGGTCATCCTGCAATTCGGCAAAGAACTGGAACTTGGATTGCTGGAATTCTAATACTAG TAAATCAAGGGCTGGCAACGTTGGCATTCTTTGGAGTGGGAGTGAACTTGGTTCTGTTTCTGACAAGAGTACTGGGCCAAAACAATGCAGACGCTGCAAACAACGTCAGCAAATGGACTGGAACCGTTtacattttctctctcctgGGAGCATTTCTGAGTGATTCTTACTGGGGGAGGTACAAGACTTGTGCAATCTTCCAGGCCATCTTTGTCGTT GGTCTGGTCTCATTGTCCCTGTCGTCCTACATATTCTTACTCAAGCCCCATGGTTGCGGGAGTGAAAAACTCCCATGTGGATCCCACTCAAATTTCGAGATTGCCTTGTTCTACCTCTCCGTCTACCTCGTTGCCCTTGGAAATGGAGGATACCAACCCAACATAGCCACCTTGGGGGCTGATCAATTTGATGAAGAGGACCCCAAAGAAGGGCACTCCAAAATAGCCTTCTTCAGCTACTTCTATTTAGCTTTAAATCTCGGTTCTCTCTTTTCAAATACTATTCTAGGCTATTTTGAGGACCAAGGGATGTGGGCTCTTGGGTTTTGGACCTCTGCTGGTTCTGCTCTTTTGGCATTACTGTTGTTTCTTTGCGGTACTCCGCGGTACAGGCACTTCAAATCCAAAGGCAATCCTCTCTCTAGGTTTTGCCAAGTGCTGGTTGCTGCATTCAGAAATTGGAAACACAACAAGAGGGACCTAAATGAAGAGGATCTTTTTGAGAGCAACTTCTGCTCCCAAGACGGAGATCACAGAAAGATACTACATACTGATGGATTTAG ATTCTTGGATAGAGCAGCCCTGATCACATCTGAGAATAATGTTAACGCTGATATTCGCAATCCATGGCGGCTTTGCACAGTTACACAAGTGGAAGAGGTTAAGTGCATACTGAGGCTCCTCCCGATTTGGCTATGCACAATTCTCTACTCCGTAGTATTTACTCAAATGGCATCGCTGTTTGTGGAACAAGGTGCCGCAATGAAAACGACCATCTCCAGTTTCCACATTCCTCCTGCAAGCATGTCTAGTTTTGACATAGTGAGTGTGGCAGTATTCATATTCATGTACAGAAGAATTCTGGACCCACTAGTTGCGAGGATAAGAAAGGACCCGAGGGGACTGACCGAACTTCAAAGAATGGGAATCGGGCTAGTTATTGCGATATTGACAATGGTGTCAGCAGGGGTGGTGGAACTGTTCAGATTGAAGTATAAGAATACGCAAAAAGCAGTGTGTGCAGACTGCGAAAGTGAGAGTTCATTGAGCATATTCTGGCAGATTCCACAATATGTGCTGATAGGAGCATCAGAGGTATTTATGTATGTGGGGCAATTGGAATTCTTCAATGCCCAGACACCGGATGGATTGAAGAGCTTCGGGAGCGCACTCTGCATGACCTCCATATCACTTGGCAATTATGTGAGTAGCTTGTTAGTCACAGTTGTGATGAAAATATCAACTAGAGATGAGATGCCTGGATGGATTCCTGGAAACCTTAACAAAGGTCACCTTGATAGGTTTTACTTTCTCTTGGCAGCCTTGACAACTGCCGATCTcattatttacattttaacTGCCAAATGGTACAAGTACATCAAGTTCCAGGGCAAGATATCTGCCAATATTATTAATCAACAAGTTTGA